The Bos indicus x Bos taurus breed Angus x Brahman F1 hybrid chromosome 3, Bos_hybrid_MaternalHap_v2.0, whole genome shotgun sequence genome includes a window with the following:
- the TRIM45 gene encoding tripartite motif-containing protein 45, giving the protein MAEKRRPLLGFVGKLPSGTTAGNSGKTHCPLCMGLFKAPRLLPCLHTVCTTCLEQLEPFSVVDIRGGESDTSSEGSVFQELKPRALQPQIGILCPVCDAQVDLPMGGVKALTIDHLAMNDVMLESLRGEGQGLVCDLCSDREVEKRCQTCKANLCRFCCQAHRRQKKTTYHTMVDLKDLKGYSQIGKPILCPAHPAEELRLFCELCDRPVCRDCVVGEHREHPCDFTSNVIHKHGDSVRELLRGTQPHVEALEEALAQIKGTNSAVQERVKAVAADIRTFSEGYIKAIEEHRDKLLKQLEDIRVQKENSLQLQKAQLEQLLADMRTGVEFTEHLLTSGSDLEILITKGVVVERLTKLNKVEYSAHPGVNEKISFSPKQKAGLCRGYEVYGAINTKEVDPAKCVLQGEDLHRAREKQPASFIVLCKDATGESMGRGGDNVQVTVIPNDKKDSPVKTMVHDNKDGTYYVSYTPKEPGTYTVLVCVKEQHVQGSPFTVTVRKRHRSHPGVFHCCTFCSSGGQKTARCACGGTMPGGYLGCGHGHKGHPGRPHWSCCGKFAEKSECTWAGGQSAPRSLLRTVAL; this is encoded by the exons ATGGCAGAAAAGAGGAGGCCGCTGCTGGGCTTCGTGGGCAAACTCCCCAGTGGAACCACAGCCGGAAACTCAGGCAAAACTCACTGCCCTTTGTGCATGGGGCTCTTCAAAGCCCCCAGGCTCTTGCCTTGTTTGCACACAGTTTGCACCACCTGTCTGGAGCAGCTGGAACCCTTCTCAGTAGTGGACATCCGAGGGGGAGAATCTGACACAAGCTCTGAGGGGTCCGTATTCCAGGAACTCAAGCCACGCGCTCTGCAGCCACAGATTGGCATCCTCTGTCCGGTATGTGATGCTCAGGTGGACCTGCCCATGGGTGGAGTGAAGGCTTTAACCATAGACCACCTGGCCATGAATGATGTGATGCTGGAGAGTCTGCGTGGGGAAGGCCAGGGCCTGGTGTGTGACCTGTGCAGCGACAGGGAAGTGGAGAAGAGGTGTCAGACCTGCAAAGCCAATCTCTGCCGCTTTTGCTGCCAGGCTCATAG GCGGCAGAAGAAGACGACCTACCATACCATGGTGGATCTGAAAGACTTAAAAGGCTACAGCCAGATTGGGAAGCCCATTCTGTGTCCTGCTCACCCTGCAGAGGAGCTGAGGCTGTTCTGCGAGCTCTGCGACCGGCCTGTGTGCCGGGACTGCGTGGTGGGGGAGCACCGGGAGCACCCCTGTGACTTCACTAGCAACGTTATTCACAAGCACGGGGACTCCGTGCGGGAGCTGCTCAGGGGTACCCAGCCCCACGtggaggccctggaggaggcccTGGCACAGATCAAAGGGACCAACAGCGCCGTACAGGAGCGGGTGAAGGCCGTAGCCGCCGACATCCGCACCTTCTCCGAGGGCTATATCAAGGCCATCGAGGAACATCGGGACAAGCTGCTGAAGCAGCTGGAAGACATCCGAGTCCAGAAGGAAAACTCTCTGCAGCTGCAGAAGGCACAACTGGAGCAGCTGCTGGCAGACATGCGGACGGGAGTGGAGTTCACCGAGCACCTGCTGACCAGTGGCTCCGACCTGGAGATCCTCATCaccaagggggtggtggtggaacgGCTCACCAAGCTGAACAAAGTGGAATACAGTGCCCATCCCGGAGTCAACGAGAAGATAAGCTTCTCTCCCAAGCAGAAAGCAGGCCTGTGCCGTGGCTATGAAGTTTACGGGGCCATCAACACCAAAGAGGTCGATCCAGCCAAATGTGTCCTCCAAGGGGAAG ATCTTCACAGAGCCCGTGAGAAACAGCCAGCCTCTTTCATCGTGCTTTGTAAGGATGCAACAGGAGAGAGCATGGGCAGGGGAGGAGACAACGTTCAAGTCACAGTAATCCCTAACGATAAGAAAGACAG TCCCGTCAAAACGATGGTCCATGATAACAAGGATGGGACATACTATGTTTCCTATACGCCCAAGGAACCTGGCACCTATACTGTGTTGGTCTGTGTCAAGGAGCAGCACGTGCAG GGCTCGCCATTCACTGTGACTGTGAGGAAAAGACACCGCTCACACCCGGGCGTGTTTCACTGTTGCACATTCTGCTCCAGCGGAGGCCAGAAAACTGCTCGCTGCGCGTGTGGAGGCACCATGCCAG GTGGGTACCTAGGCTGTGGCCACGGGCACAAAGGCCACCCAGGACGCCCCCACTGGTCGTGCTGTGGGAAGTTTGCGGAGAAGTCGGAATGCACGTGGGCAGGCGGGCAGAGCGCACCCAGGAGTCTCCTGAGGACGGTGGCCCTCTGA